The stretch of DNA ATGCGCATTATCTAACTCCAGCTATGTTTTTCCTTAACACGAGCATCAGCGTATTACTCATATTTTTTCATGGGCACTGTCCTGTCCATCATCAATTGGCTGTTTGAACTTTGTCCACAGAAAACGTAGATCATGTCTAGCTACACGTTGGTTTATTCTAGAAAATTAGCAGGTGCACAGCGACCCATCCTAGCTGCAGGTTTTCCACTTCTTTTTACCCTTCCATGGCAAGCCTGAAACAATTATATATAGTGGATGGTATGATATAAAGAGTGATTGCAAGATAATTTAGAGGGGGAAACGAGTGCTCGCAGTATCAAATCCTCTGTATTTTTCTGTAATCCGTGTTTTACTGGATTGGTAAGATGACTTAGCACGCAGAATTACCCCCAAATCACCACACACCTACATCAGTTGAGCAGCAGGCACCTGAAGAGTCTCTTTCACTAGAAACAGTCATCGTTTACCTTGATACGATCTAGACTGTGACTTTGGGAGGGATCAGTAACTTGAGCAGAGTAACTTTCCCAGCGGCTACCACTCGCTAGCTACCTGAAGAAGCTTATCTTCACTCAGCGTCAACTATATCTTCGCAGGACCCTGCCCACTTCCTGGTGGACACGCGGTTTCTCCTCCTCCATGTCTCGCAGGTCGCAGCGCGACGGCCATCCGTCTGGTCCGCAGCACATCCCTAGCACCGTTGATGTTGGAAGCTGAACATTTCCAGAGGAAAGGGATGGGAGGCGTAGCTGATGGTGGAGACTGGAGAGGACGTAGGGGATGATGAGCTTGCGTCTCTTGACCTCTCTCGTTGGAAATCAATCGATGTTCAATCCAGAACAGAAAAGAAAGATGTGGAGCCTGTCGTTTTGCCTGGCGCTTTCCCTTCCAGTGGCGCCTCGTGCAGCgtcgcagcggcagcggcagccgcCGGGATGCCGGGAGCGGTGCGGCAACGTGatcgtcatcggcgcgggctgcCACCGCAGCGCGGCAGCGGGGGGCCTCCGGCTCCGGTGCGACGGCGCCATCCGCCCGCCGCGCCTCACCGTGTCGAGCTACGGCCACGAGGTCGCCGCCGTCTCCCTCCCCACAGCCGAAAGCCACCGTGCTCCGGAACGCCAGCCGCGCGTGCTACGACTGCCCCGGCAACCCGGACGGGCGCGTCGTCAGCCTCCGGGAGCACCCCATGGCGATCAACGGCAGCGCGTTCCTCTTCTCGTCGATGAAGAGCAAATTCGTGTCCGTCGGCTGCCCCGGCCTGGCCTACTTCAACGAAGGCCAAGGGTACTACGTCACGGGTTGCATGTCCGTGTACAGGCCCTCCGAACGCGCGCTGCCGGGGTCGTGCCGGGGCGACGACGGCTGCTGCCAGAGCAACATCcgaccgcagccgccgccgtggtCAGGAGACGACGTAGGTGAAAGGTTGTAGATGGTGAGGCGAAGGCGAAGTTGATATTGCCGAAGAAAGGGCGCTCGCGGACGTCGGACGCGATGCGGCATGGCCGCGGCGGAGGACGAGGTGAGATCCGGCcggcgagaggaggaagaagaccagCTTTTACAAAATACTCCTTTTATTTTACAAAAccccctaatttggatcgcagctattaatcgcgatccgattatttTCAGAAACCCCCCTACATTTTTCAAAATACCTcctaatttggatcgcgatccataatcgcgatccgatttgtTTCATAAAGCCCCCTTGTTTGGGTTTCGGTTCTTTTTCTCCGTCCATGCGCTAGGAGTTCATCCACGGCAGCACCCCGCATACTGGACGTTCCCCTCACGGCGCCTGGCGACGGCTCCTGGCAGCGGCCACGGCGACCGCGAGCAGGGTCACCACGGGGACGGCCACCATGCCCAGCGGGAAGCCGCGGTGCCTTCCTCGCcgcggtggccgccgccgcgctctccGGTCACGCCCTCTCCTGGCACCGCCTCCCCCGGTGCCATCCGATGATCCACCGTCAGATTCGTAGTGTGGAGGACTCTCTGGTGCGACAGTCGAagcaggcggaggaggaggaggagcaatCTGCTGGGGCGCTGGTTCTTGAGCTTTTGGCTCAACCGGTGGCGTCTCTTGCGCCGGGTCTTCGACGATCGTGGTTCTTGCACTGGTTGTTCAGCTGGTGGCTCAACCTGTTGATCAATCACCGGCGGCTTCGGCTCTTCGTGTTCTTGCGTGATGGCCGGAGTCGCCGCCTAGACAGCCGGCGGTGGGTCATGGCGCTCGGGCACAGACTCCATGTCGCACACGGAATGCCGGAACGTCTGCAAACTCCTCGCTTGGTGTTTCTTCGACATCATGCCTTGTGTCTACATAGGTAGCTGGTGGACTTGCCTTTGTCTGCGGTGTTGCCAGGCTGTTTCCAACGGGAGACTCCAAACTGTTCTCTACCCTATATATAGAAAATATTCCGTTCTCTatatgctccagcagcgttgtctaaatggtcctctagaatagagaacgctacaggtttcctctatatatagagattctctctcctcttctctattttttctttacgttttaaacattggattaaataaaaataaaatatgtccatagcatttgaggtatgataaatacgtacgtacaaaaattagaacaaaatatatttctaatatagggtttaatgtatagagaacgagatttagagaacgttgttggagagaaatgagatatagaggagagaatcttgtagagaagtcTGTAAATGACGGATATAAagaaggatatagagaacgacggttggagatagccttacCTGGCACTCAGGAAAAAAAGATTCCTTAGGCCCCATTCGGTAGCTCCATTCCGGGTCGTTCCGGGCGCGGAACCGTCAGGAATCATTCCGACCCTATGTAATTAAGAGGAAGTACGTCTGGGAGTTATTCTCACGTAACTAAATAGGACCTTAGTCGGTAATTTCAGCTCATTTCTTCTTAGTACAAAGATATGCAGCTCTCCTACGCATTCGAGAAAAAAAGTAATTTCAGATTAAGAATTTAGATTTTGCTTGTTTTAAATAAGGTTTGGCTTCGAGTATATTTTTCAAAGATCTATCCCTAATCGATATATATTTCAGAAAGGAGGGGAAACCACTCCAAACATGTCATCAGAAAATAGTCAAATATGCATGACGAATCGAAAATATCATTTTGAATTTTCAGGGCACGACTTGACTACTTTCTCTTTTGTCACGGCTTGGCTGCAAAACAACAAATCTTTGCAGGCGGCAGGTAAACTGACAAAATGAACTGGCGCACGTCATCGCAGGCTACTCTGAATATTCAGACACTGCCACAGCAAAACAGAGTACCGAGACATTTCAAATTTTCAATAGGCAGGTCAGAAGAGACATCACTCAAATGCATCGCCGCATTGGAATTATCTGAAATGGCCTATACTATTAGGCAAAGATACTGTCATTTGCTTGTTAACTATGAGTCAAAACAGAAAAGAAATCATGCATAACTTAATCCTACCATCAGCTCTCAAGCCGGCCACACGTTGGAATTATCAGAAGAGACCTGTTCAGGCTAACCAGCAGAGCATCTTATATCTGCAGCACATGCTGCATAATTTTTACAGGCAGATCGACACACATTTCTTCCTTGTCACTGAACACCCAAAGAAGCCATTGACACGACCAAATGGCCGACTGCTTCTTGCCATGGCTTTTGCTGGATTTCATTGTTCTGGCCTCGTCGTGCTGcggccggagctccgccgccgccaccgaccCGACCCTCGGCTTCACCGCCATCGAGCTCACCGAGGACCGGTTCAAGCTGCACAAGCCGTACGACCTGCCGCCGGAGCAGCGGTACGAGTTCCGCGACGGCGTGCGGCGGATGTGGGTGTTCTGCGACGACAAGCCCTTCAGCCCCGGGAGCCCCACCAAGCCGCGCTCCGAGATCCTCCTAAATGTAACCCACACCAAGATCATCAATCAACGCTAATTACATTGTGATTCACTTTCTCATTAACCTGTTCGATAATCAATGCTGCTAATCAGttatttatctttttttttcttcgtgCAGGCAACGTACACAGCCGGGGTGTGGCAGTTCGAGGGCTACGGCTTCGTGCCGGCGGGCACGTCGGGGGTGTCGGTGATGCAGGTGTTCGGCGCGTCGGGGCGGAACACGACGCTGATGCTGCACGTCTACGGCGGCCAGCTCATGTACTACCACGACGAGGCGCGGGTCGTCGACGGCGACATCTACGACCGGTGGTTCCGGCTGAACGTCGTCCACGACGTCGACGCCGGGATGCTCACGGTGTTCATCGACGGCGAGGAGAGGCTCGCCGTCGCGGGCCACGGCGGGTACCGGCACTACTACAAGTTCGGGGTGTACACGCAGACGGACCCCTCGCACTACATGGAGTCGCGGTGGAGGGATGTCAAGGTATACACCAAGATTTGAAAGAATCTCAACGAGGCTGAAACATTATATTTGGATTTTGATGAATTTTGTGTAATTTTGCATGAATTGATCTGATTGAGATTGCAATACTACATTTGGTTGTCAAGTGATTAACTAATGGAAGAGCAAGTTTGAATGTCATGAGGCAATAATACATGGATCGGATACACATTACAGATAGAAATAATCTAGCTGCCCTGACTCCTGAGAAATGCAACAAGTACATTACTTAGTACATCACCTATTGATCAAATTAACATTTTTAACCAACAAGACCAAAAGTAGATCAAACAAAAAAAAGTAATACATTGCTCAAATCGAGAGAATTGCATTGATTAGCTGGAACGAGCGCGCGCCATGGATGCTGTCAAGCTAGCCGTATTATTGTCATGTCCTCCTCCTGACCATGGACGTGGCGTTGCCGTCGAAGAGCTCGTCGATGATCGTCTCCACGTCCTCGGCGCTGAGCTTGACGTACTTCTCCGTCTGCCTGCCGGCGCTGAAGTGCTGCGAGAAGCGGCCGAGGAAGGAGCGGTAGGCCGGCACGACGACGGCGGCTATGGAGACGCGCAGCTCCGACTGCAGCTGCTCGTCGCTGACCACCCAGGCGCCCTGCGTCCGGTGGATCTCGTCCATGGCGGCGTTGAACTGCTTGAACCGCTCCTTGAGCACCGGCTTCTGCACGTGCCCCTTCACAGTGAGCACGCCGTCGTCGCGGAGCAGGCCAAGCACGCGGCTCCACGTCTCCCGCTGGTAGTTCTTGTGGTACTGCCGCAGGTTCGTCGACTGCTTCCGCGCCCACGCCTCGCCGAGCATGGCGTTGATCTCCGACGAGCCGCGGATCTTCTGCAGCATGTACCGCCCGTTGTTCATCAGGAAGATGTTGCTCAGCGACGGGTCCTTGTACAGCCGCGACTTGGCCTCCAGGTTGCTGTGCAGCAGCTCCATCACGTCCATCAGCTGCGCCGAGAACGGGTTGTCGTcgctgtcgccgccgccgtcgtggcgGCGGTGCTCCCGGAACACCTGCTCCAGCGTGCTGTTGTACTCGCACGCGTACTTGAGGTAGTTCATCACGTACCGGGTCAGCGGGTGCACGGCACCGCCCGG from Panicum hallii strain FIL2 chromosome 3, PHallii_v3.1, whole genome shotgun sequence encodes:
- the LOC112884411 gene encoding citrate-binding protein-like; translation: MADCFLPWLLLDFIVLASSCCGRSSAAATDPTLGFTAIELTEDRFKLHKPYDLPPEQRYEFRDGVRRMWVFCDDKPFSPGSPTKPRSEILLNATYTAGVWQFEGYGFVPAGTSGVSVMQVFGASGRNTTLMLHVYGGQLMYYHDEARVVDGDIYDRWFRLNVVHDVDAGMLTVFIDGEERLAVAGHGGYRHYYKFGVYTQTDPSHYMESRWRDVKVYTKI